One genomic window of Manihot esculenta cultivar AM560-2 chromosome 16, M.esculenta_v8, whole genome shotgun sequence includes the following:
- the LOC110603313 gene encoding aldehyde oxidase GLOX1-like: protein MAIIIKSLFILPLFFVSGFAEKFDQPNAYQVLNKEHILGPHELFGNPFGNPDDYKKVKVPDDFGTQIQGDDVAAPVSNKPQNGPPDSPNLATLGFKGAWELVSKNSGVSAMHAILLPKINQVLMYDATIWKISNIRLPNGECRILNKTTGEKDCWCHSVLYDINNAKLTPLELHTDTWCSSGGLDVNGNLVSTGGFQGGANTVRYLGTCKGCNWREYPTALADRRWYSTQATLADGGFIVVGGRDAFSYEYIPAEGKCNAKPFLFEFLRQTTDPEENNLYPFVFLSTDGNVFIFANSRSVLLSPKSNKIVREFPVLPGGHRNYPASGMAALLPLKLKAEGQTMVNTEVLICGGSAHKDSYSKAEKNIFYTALQDCARMKITGNDSVWRRELMPTPRVMGDMMILPTGEALILNGAKRGASGWGFAREPNFAPVLYNPRAKKGERFTELAPSNIPRMYHSVSAVLPDGKVLVGGSNTNNGYIYDAMYPTELRIEKFSPPYLNPALAKKRPVIQGMPSAITYGGNVAVQIKLEGSQVQQQDLKVAMYCPAFTTHGVSMNQRLIDLGLKEVKSNVGTHTIVAVAPPSNMIAPPGFYLFSVVYQGVPSVAKWVQIK from the exons ATGGCTATCATAATAAAATCTCTCTTTATTcttcctttgttctttgtttCTGGCTTTGCTGAGAAGTTTGATCAGCCAAATGCTTACCAGGTCTTAAACAAGGAACATATATTAGGGCCTCATGAATTGTTCGGAAACCCATTTGGAAATCCTGATGATTACAAGAAAGTGAAAGTACCTGATGATTTTGGGACTCAAATTCAAGGTGATGATGTTGCTGCCCCAGTTTCTAATAAGCCTCAAAACGGTCCTCCTGATAGTCCTAATTTGGCAACTCTTGGATTCAAAGGTGCATGGGAGTTGGTTTCTAAGAATTCTGGCGTCTCCGCCATGCATGCAATTTTGCTTCCTAAAATTAACCAGGTCTTGATGTACGATGCCACCATTTGGAAGATATCTAATATCCGATTACCTAATGGAGAATGTCGTATTCTTAACAAAACCACAGGTGAAAAGGATTGCTGGTGTCATTCAGTATTGTATGACATTAACAACGCAAAACTTACTCCTCTTGAG CTCCACACTGATACATGGTGCTCTTCTGGAGGTCTCGATGTTAATGGAAATCTTGTGAGCACTGGTGGCTTTCAAGGTGGTGCAAATACTGTTAGATACCTTGGCACCTGCAAAGGCTGCAACTGGAGAGAGTACCCAACTGCACTTGCAGATCGTAGATG GTATTCGACACAAGCAACATTGGCAGACGGTGGATTTATCGTGGTTGGTGGCCGTGATGCCTTCAGCTACGAGTACATTCCGGCGGAAGGAAAGTGCAATGCTAAACCTTTCTTGTTCGAGTTCCTCCGCCAAACCACCGACCCAGAGGAGAACAATTTGTACCCATTTGTCTTCCTCTCCACTGATGGCAATGTCTTCATCTTCGCCAACAGTCGCTCCGTTTTGCTCAGTCCCAAGTCTAACAAGATCGTCCGCGAGTTCCCTGTCCTCCCCGGTGGGCACCGCAACTACCCAGCCTCTGGAATGGCCGCTCTCCTCCCACTAAAACTTAAGGCCGAGGGTCAGACGATGGTCAACACAGAAGTCTTGATTTGTGGTGGTTCTGCACACAAAGATTCGTACTCTAAAGCCGAGAAAAATATATTCTATACTGCACTTCAAGACTGTGCAAGAATGAAAATCACAGGTAACGACTCTGTTTGGAGGAGAGAGCTCATGCCAACACCACGCGTTATGGGCGACATGATGATTCTTCCTACTGGAGAGGCCCTCATACTCAATGGTGCTAAAAGAGGAGCTTCAGGCTGGGGATTTGCCAGAGAACCAAATTTTGCCCCAGTTTTATATAACCCAAGAGCCAAAAAAGGCGAAAGGTTCACCGAGTTAGCACCTTCCAACATTCCCAGAATGTACCATTCAGTTTCTGCAGTTCTGCCGGACGGAAAAGTCCTTGTCGGCGGCAGCAACACAAACAATGGCTATATTTACGATGCCATGTATCCTACTGAGCTTAGAATCGAGAAATTCTCTCCACCATACTTGAATCCTGCACTGGCTAAGAAGAGACCAGTGATTCAGGGCATGCCTAGTGCGATCACCTATGGAGGCAACGTCGCGGTTCAAATCAAGTTAGAGGGATCCCAAGTGCAGCAGCAAGATCTGAAAGTGGCAATGTATTGTCCTGCTTTTACTACCCATGGAGTCTCCATGAATCAAAGACTTATAGACTTGGGATTGAAAGAGGTGAAGAGCAATGTAGGAACCCACACGATCGTGGCGGTCGCACCACCGAGCAACATGATTGCTCCCCCTGGATTTTATCTGTTCTCTGTTGTTTACCAAGGAGTCCCCAGCGTTGCCAAATGGGtgcagatcaagtga
- the LOC110602819 gene encoding casein kinase 1-like protein 3 isoform X2, with protein sequence MERIVGGKYKLGKKIGSGSFGEIFLATHIDTFEIVAVKIENSKTKHPQLLYEAKLYHLLQGGSGIPSIKWSGVDGEDNVLVLDLLGPSLEDLFVYCGRKFSLKTVLMLADQMITRIEYVHSKGFLHRDIKPDNFLMGLGRKANQVYIIDFGLAKRYRDATTNRHILYRENKNLTGTARYASCNTHLGIEQSRRDDLESLGYVLLYFLRGSLPWQGLKAATKKQKYDKICEKKLSTPIEVLCKSHPVEFASYLHYCHSLTFDQRPDYGFLKRLFRDLFSREGYEFDYIFDWTIIKYQQAQKSRSQPRSSPVPGASSSHIVPTDMENPQGGNNALYSSDIMRSGGPSVRMQFKSTTDCT encoded by the exons ATGGAACGGATCGTCGGCGGAAAGTACAAGCTCGGCAAGAAAATTGGCAGTGGATCCTTCGGTGAAATCTTTCTCG cTACTCATATCGATACGTTTGAGATCGTTGCTGTTAAGATC gagaacagtaaaacaaaGCACCCGCAATTGCTCTACGAAGCGAAATTGTATCATCTTCTTCAAGGAGGCA GTGGTATTCCAAGCATAAAATGGTCCGGTGTTGATGGGGAGGACAATGTACTGGTTCTTGATTTGCTGGGACCAAGCCTTGAGGACTTGTTCGTGTATTGTGGAAGGAAGTTCTCTCTCAAGACAGTTTTGATGTTGGCTGATCAAATG ATAACAAGAATAGAATACGTGCACTCTAAAGGATTTCTTCATAGAGATATCAAACCTGATAACTTCCTCATGGGTCTTGGTCGGAAAGCAAATCAG GTTTACATAATTGATTTTGGCCTTGCAAAAAGATATCGAGATGCCACAACCAATCGTCATATTCTGTACAG GGAAAATAAAAACTTGACAGGAACTGCACGTTATGCCAGTTGCAATACTCACCTTGGAATTG AGCAGAGCCGACGAGATGATTTGGAGTCACTTGGCTATGTACTGTTGTACTTTCTTAGAGGAAG CCTTCCATGGCAGGGTTTGAAAGCTGCCACAAAGAAGCAGAAATATGACAAAATTTGTGAAAAGAAATTGTCAACTCCTATTGAG GTTCTATGCAAATCTCATCCTGTGGAGTTTGCATCATACCTACATTACTGTCACTCTTTGACATTTGATCAACGACCTGATTATGGATTCTTGAAGCGACTGTTTCGAGATCTGTTTTCTCGTGAAG GATATgaatttgattatatttttgATTGGACTATCATAAAATATCAGCAGGCACAAAAAAGTAGAAGCCAACCTCGTTCATCT CCGGTTCCTGGTGCAAGTAGTAGTCATATAGTGCCAACAGATATGGAGAACCCTCAAG GAGGCAATAATGCTCTTTATTCCTCTGACATCATGCGATCTGGTGGTCCTAGTGTACGCATGCAATTCAAATCAACAACAG ACTGTACCTGA
- the LOC110602819 gene encoding casein kinase 1-like protein 3 isoform X1, which translates to MERIVGGKYKLGKKIGSGSFGEIFLATHIDTFEIVAVKIENSKTKHPQLLYEAKLYHLLQGGSGIPSIKWSGVDGEDNVLVLDLLGPSLEDLFVYCGRKFSLKTVLMLADQMITRIEYVHSKGFLHRDIKPDNFLMGLGRKANQVYIIDFGLAKRYRDATTNRHILYRENKNLTGTARYASCNTHLGIEQSRRDDLESLGYVLLYFLRGSLPWQGLKAATKKQKYDKICEKKLSTPIEVLCKSHPVEFASYLHYCHSLTFDQRPDYGFLKRLFRDLFSREGYEFDYIFDWTIIKYQQAQKSRSQPRSSPVPGASSSHIVPTDMENPQGGNNALYSSDIMRSGGPSVRMQFKSTTGKNLSSDNHVDKNTVPDAHIPSTSFSLVGTSKRNAPKPVLPAEAATPGQGHSSKIGPSSGWISSLQRIHSAK; encoded by the exons ATGGAACGGATCGTCGGCGGAAAGTACAAGCTCGGCAAGAAAATTGGCAGTGGATCCTTCGGTGAAATCTTTCTCG cTACTCATATCGATACGTTTGAGATCGTTGCTGTTAAGATC gagaacagtaaaacaaaGCACCCGCAATTGCTCTACGAAGCGAAATTGTATCATCTTCTTCAAGGAGGCA GTGGTATTCCAAGCATAAAATGGTCCGGTGTTGATGGGGAGGACAATGTACTGGTTCTTGATTTGCTGGGACCAAGCCTTGAGGACTTGTTCGTGTATTGTGGAAGGAAGTTCTCTCTCAAGACAGTTTTGATGTTGGCTGATCAAATG ATAACAAGAATAGAATACGTGCACTCTAAAGGATTTCTTCATAGAGATATCAAACCTGATAACTTCCTCATGGGTCTTGGTCGGAAAGCAAATCAG GTTTACATAATTGATTTTGGCCTTGCAAAAAGATATCGAGATGCCACAACCAATCGTCATATTCTGTACAG GGAAAATAAAAACTTGACAGGAACTGCACGTTATGCCAGTTGCAATACTCACCTTGGAATTG AGCAGAGCCGACGAGATGATTTGGAGTCACTTGGCTATGTACTGTTGTACTTTCTTAGAGGAAG CCTTCCATGGCAGGGTTTGAAAGCTGCCACAAAGAAGCAGAAATATGACAAAATTTGTGAAAAGAAATTGTCAACTCCTATTGAG GTTCTATGCAAATCTCATCCTGTGGAGTTTGCATCATACCTACATTACTGTCACTCTTTGACATTTGATCAACGACCTGATTATGGATTCTTGAAGCGACTGTTTCGAGATCTGTTTTCTCGTGAAG GATATgaatttgattatatttttgATTGGACTATCATAAAATATCAGCAGGCACAAAAAAGTAGAAGCCAACCTCGTTCATCT CCGGTTCCTGGTGCAAGTAGTAGTCATATAGTGCCAACAGATATGGAGAACCCTCAAG GAGGCAATAATGCTCTTTATTCCTCTGACATCATGCGATCTGGTGGTCCTAGTGTACGCATGCAATTCAAATCAACAACAGGCAAGAATTTGAGCTCTGATAATCATGTTGATAAGAAT ACTGTACCTGATGCACACATCCCTTCTACTTCATTTTCACTTGTTGGGACCTCCAAAAGAAATGCCCCAAAGCCTGTTTTGCCC
- the LOC110602819 gene encoding casein kinase 1-like protein 3 isoform X3, with protein MERIVGGKYKLGKKIGSGSFGEIFLATHIDTFEIVAVKIENSKTKHPQLLYEAKLYHLLQGGSGIPSIKWSGVDGEDNVLVLDLLGPSLEDLFVYCGRKFSLKTVLMLADQMITRIEYVHSKGFLHRDIKPDNFLMGLGRKANQVYIIDFGLAKRYRDATTNRHILYRENKNLTGTARYASCNTHLGIEQSRRDDLESLGYVLLYFLRGSLPWQGLKAATKKQKYDKICEKKLSTPIEVLCKSHPVEFASYLHYCHSLTFDQRPDYGFLKRLFRDLFSREGYEFDYIFDWTIIKYQQAQKSRSQPRSSPVPGASSSHIVPTDMENPQGVGC; from the exons ATGGAACGGATCGTCGGCGGAAAGTACAAGCTCGGCAAGAAAATTGGCAGTGGATCCTTCGGTGAAATCTTTCTCG cTACTCATATCGATACGTTTGAGATCGTTGCTGTTAAGATC gagaacagtaaaacaaaGCACCCGCAATTGCTCTACGAAGCGAAATTGTATCATCTTCTTCAAGGAGGCA GTGGTATTCCAAGCATAAAATGGTCCGGTGTTGATGGGGAGGACAATGTACTGGTTCTTGATTTGCTGGGACCAAGCCTTGAGGACTTGTTCGTGTATTGTGGAAGGAAGTTCTCTCTCAAGACAGTTTTGATGTTGGCTGATCAAATG ATAACAAGAATAGAATACGTGCACTCTAAAGGATTTCTTCATAGAGATATCAAACCTGATAACTTCCTCATGGGTCTTGGTCGGAAAGCAAATCAG GTTTACATAATTGATTTTGGCCTTGCAAAAAGATATCGAGATGCCACAACCAATCGTCATATTCTGTACAG GGAAAATAAAAACTTGACAGGAACTGCACGTTATGCCAGTTGCAATACTCACCTTGGAATTG AGCAGAGCCGACGAGATGATTTGGAGTCACTTGGCTATGTACTGTTGTACTTTCTTAGAGGAAG CCTTCCATGGCAGGGTTTGAAAGCTGCCACAAAGAAGCAGAAATATGACAAAATTTGTGAAAAGAAATTGTCAACTCCTATTGAG GTTCTATGCAAATCTCATCCTGTGGAGTTTGCATCATACCTACATTACTGTCACTCTTTGACATTTGATCAACGACCTGATTATGGATTCTTGAAGCGACTGTTTCGAGATCTGTTTTCTCGTGAAG GATATgaatttgattatatttttgATTGGACTATCATAAAATATCAGCAGGCACAAAAAAGTAGAAGCCAACCTCGTTCATCT CCGGTTCCTGGTGCAAGTAGTAGTCATATAGTGCCAACAGATATGGAGAACCCTCAAG GCGTGGGTTGTTGA
- the LOC110603070 gene encoding aldehyde oxidase GLOX1: MAIIIKSLFILPLFFVSGFAEKFDQPNAYQVLNKEHILGPHELFGNPFGNPDDYKKVKVPDDFGTQIQGDDVAAPASNKPQNGPPDSPNLATLGFKGAWELVSKNSGVSAMHAILLPKINQVLMYDATIWKISNIRLPNGECRILNKTTGEKDCWCHSVLYDINNAKLTPLELHTDTWCSSGGLDVNGNLVSTGGFQGGANTVRYLGTCKGCNWREYPTALADRRWYSTQATLADGGFIVVGGRDAFSYEYIPAEGKCNAKPFLFEFLRQTTDPEENNLYPFVFLSTDGNVFIFANSRSVLLSPKSNKIVREFPVLPGGHRNYPASGMAALLPLKLKAEGQTMVNTEVLICGGSAHKDSYSKAEKNIFYTALQDCARMKITGNDSVWRRELMPTPRVMGDMMILPTGEALILNGAKRGASGWGFAREPNFAPVLYNPRAKKGERFTELAPSNIPRMYHSVSAVLPDGKVLVGGSNTNNGYIYDAMYPTELRIEKFSPPYLNPALAKKRPVIQGMPSAITYGGNVAVQIKLEGSQVQQQDLKVAMYCPAFTTHGVSMNQRLIDLGLKEVKSNVGTHTIVAVAPPSNMIAPPGFYLFSVVYQGVPSVAKWVQIK; the protein is encoded by the exons ATGGCTATCATAATAAAATCTCTCTTTATTcttcctttgttctttgtttCTGGCTTTGCTGAGAAGTTTGATCAGCCAAATGCTTACCAGGTCTTAAACAAGGAACATATATTAGGGCCTCATGAATTGTTCGGAAACCCATTTGGAAATCCTGATGATTACAAGAAAGTGAAAGTACCTGATGATTTTGGGACTCAAATTCAAGGTGATGATGTTGCTGCCCCAGCTTCTAATAAGCCTCAAAACGGTCCTCCTGATAGTCCTAATTTGGCAACTCTTGGATTCAAAGGTGCATGGGAGTTGGTTTCTAAGAATTCTGGCGTCTCCGCCATGCATGCAATTTTGCTTCCTAAAATTAACCAGGTCTTGATGTACGATGCCACCATTTGGAAGATATCTAATATCCGATTACCTAATGGAGAATGTCGTATTCTTAACAAAACCACAGGTGAAAAGGATTGCTGGTGTCATTCAGTATTGTATGACATTAACAACGCAAAACTTACTCCTCTTGAG CTCCACACTGATACATGGTGCTCTTCTGGAGGTCTCGATGTTAATGGAAATCTTGTGAGCACTGGTGGCTTTCAAGGTGGTGCAAATACTGTTAGATACCTTGGCACCTGCAAAGGCTGCAACTGGAGAGAGTACCCAACTGCACTTGCAGATCGTAGATG GTATTCGACACAAGCAACATTGGCAGACGGTGGATTTATCGTGGTTGGTGGCCGTGATGCCTTCAGCTACGAGTACATTCCGGCGGAAGGAAAGTGCAATGCTAAACCTTTCTTGTTCGAGTTCCTCCGCCAAACCACCGACCCAGAGGAGAACAATTTGTACCCATTTGTCTTCCTCTCCACTGATGGCAATGTCTTCATCTTCGCCAACAGTCGCTCCGTTTTGCTCAGTCCCAAGTCTAACAAGATCGTCCGCGAGTTCCCTGTCCTCCCCGGTGGGCACCGCAACTACCCAGCCTCTGGAATGGCCGCTCTCCTCCCACTAAAACTTAAGGCCGAGGGTCAGACGATGGTCAACACAGAAGTCTTGATTTGTGGTGGTTCTGCACACAAAGATTCGTACTCTAAAGCCGAGAAAAATATATTCTATACTGCACTTCAAGACTGTGCAAGAATGAAAATCACAGGTAACGACTCTGTTTGGAGGAGAGAGCTCATGCCAACACCACGCGTTATGGGCGACATGATGATTCTTCCTACTGGAGAGGCCCTCATACTCAATGGTGCTAAAAGAGGAGCTTCAGGCTGGGGATTTGCCAGAGAACCAAATTTTGCCCCAGTTTTATATAACCCAAGAGCCAAAAAAGGCGAAAGGTTCACCGAGTTAGCACCTTCCAACATTCCCAGAATGTACCATTCAGTTTCTGCAGTTCTGCCGGACGGAAAAGTCCTTGTCGGCGGCAGCAACACAAACAATGGCTATATTTACGATGCCATGTATCCTACTGAGCTTAGAATCGAGAAATTCTCTCCACCATACTTGAATCCTGCACTGGCTAAGAAGAGACCAGTGATTCAGGGCATGCCTAGTGCGATCACCTATGGAGGCAACGTCGCGGTTCAAATCAAGTTAGAGGGATCCCAAGTGCAGCAGCAAGATCTGAAAGTGGCAATGTATTGTCCTGCTTTTACTACCCATGGAGTCTCCATGAATCAAAGACTTATAGACTTGGGATTGAAAGAGGTGAAGAGCAATGTAGGAACCCACACGATCGTGGCGGTCGCACCACCGAGCAACATGATTGCTCCCCCTGGATTTTATCTGTTCTCTGTTGTTTACCAAGGAGTCCCCAGCGTTGCCAAATGGGtgcagatcaagtga